GGGAGATGTCCGGGAGGTCATCCATGCCGGGCGGATCCCAAGGGGTGCACTGGTCCTCGACCCCGAGGCGGAGAAGGCGCTTTCGCGGGAGGACCTCGCTTCGGCGAAGAAGCTGGGCATTCTAGTGCTCGACTGTTCATGGAACAAGCTCTCGAGGTTCCCCAAGGTGAGAAAGGGGCTGAGGCACAGAGGCCTTCCATTCCTCCTCGCTGCGAACCCGACCAACTTTGGCAAGGCGCAGAAGCTCTCAACCGCGGAAGCCCTTTCCGCATCGCTGTACATCCTGGGAGAGAAGGAGCAGGCCGAGCACCTCATGAGCAGGTTCAAGTGGGGAGAGACCTTCATCTCGATCAACAGGGACCGGCTCGAGGCATACGCGGCCGCGAACACGAGCGCGGAAGTCGTCGAGGCACAGACAAGAATACTGAAGGTAATCGAAAGGCACAAAGATGCACGAGCAGAGTAGCCTTATGTATCACATGGTCGATTCCCTCTCCCCTTTTGCCAAGAGTATCGGGAAGGGCAAGAGCATCGACCGTGATTCGAGGGGGGAACTGAACGCCTAAAGAATACACTCCTGAAGACCTAGTCTCCATCTGGGAAGAGTTCCTGGGAGGGCAGGAGCGGAGGCACCTTGTGTCGACTATCGCCGACCTGTACCCCGATGTTAGAAGCATATACGTGGACTTCTCCAGCATTGAGAAGTTCGATCCCGACCTCGCCAACTACACCCTCGTGAATCCGACCCTGTCGCTGCGCTCGGCGGAGGAGGCCATCAAGCGTATGGTCTCACATGCTCTCACGAACCCATTCGTCCATTTCCGCATCAACGG
This Candidatus Thermoplasmatota archaeon DNA region includes the following protein-coding sequences:
- a CDS encoding DUF367 family protein — its product is MAEIRLFALMEREDDPKKCTAAKLVRLGDVREVIHAGRIPRGALVLDPEAEKALSREDLASAKKLGILVLDCSWNKLSRFPKVRKGLRHRGLPFLLAANPTNFGKAQKLSTAEALSASLYILGEKEQAEHLMSRFKWGETFISINRDRLEAYAAANTSAEVVEAQTRILKVIERHKDARAE